A DNA window from Archocentrus centrarchus isolate MPI-CPG fArcCen1 chromosome 15, fArcCen1, whole genome shotgun sequence contains the following coding sequences:
- the pwwp2b gene encoding PWWP domain-containing protein 2B — protein MEAVAEELRAGSRVPVTIDQIVNDTLVVTLTYQEKNYTGILLDCNKKTGLFCLPDLTAKLGDCQVSKPASEIPEVLREESVSKSPSQVSHRPKDENTLPESSIPTAPLPCPIPTPVPAGQTPYPPYFEGAPFPQPLWVRHTYSQWVPQPPPRPIKRKKRRTREPGRMTISTIRLRPRQVLCEKCKNTLNSDEDSKDGMSNTKTSRKENSLQSDDDGYDKDSKLSRKEDVVTAKDTKRRENGTSLDSKRLRKDKRCEADGEKFPGADVIPHSPVIKISYSTPQGKGEVMKIPSRVHGSVKPFCPKQLVQNGVGENDKAPSEPTKEQRHILDATRSGLTVSIPKLKLTRPFANVGQDMPSPKIRLRPPQRDTEESVVEYDAELVGGTRRRSPRGPGPCLPHSEDSGEGKNSLELWSGSSGEEAERGHSDLTLLINFRKRKADSSSLSVCSSDSLDESKSFSSDGTSPELCDLAPGEDLSVTSSSVPSRDDCKTVPPLTVRLHTRSMTKCVTEEGHAIAVGDIVWGKIHGFPWWPARVLSISGTRKQETASCEAQWPQAKVAWFGSPTTSQLSVAKLSPFRELFRSRFNRKKKGMYRRAILEAAKAVGHMSPEITSLLSHCDT, from the exons ATGGAGGCTGTGGCCGAGGAGCTGCGGGCCGGCTCTCGGGTACCTGTCACTATCGATCAAATAGTTAACGATACACTGGTGGTGACGCTGACCTATCAAGAAAAGAACTACACGGGGATTTTACTCGATTGCAACAAAAA GACTGGGCTATTTTGTCTACCAGATTTAACAGCAAAACTCGGGGACTGCCAAGTATCTAAACCTGCTTCTGAAATCCCAGAAGTTCTGCGTGAGGAGTCGGTTTCCAAATCTCCCAGCCAGGTTTCACACAGACCAAAGGATGAAAACACTCTCCCTGAAAGCAGCATACCTACTGCTCCTCTACCCTGCCCCATTCCCACGCCAGTgccagctggacagactccttATCCTccttattttgaaggagccccctTCCCCCAGCCCTTATGGGTGCgccacacctacagccaatggGTACCTCAACCCCCTCCGCGACCAatcaagagaaagaagaggcgAACGCGAGAGCCTGGCCGTATGACGATAAGTACTATCCGTCTGCGGCCTCGGCAGGTACTGTGTGAAAAGTGCAAGAACACACTGAATAGTGATGAGGACAGCAAAGATGGCATGAGCAACACCAAGACTTCTAGAAAAGAAAACTCACTACAGAGTGACGATGATGGCTATGACAAGGATTCTAAGTTGTCGAGAAAAGAGGATGTAGTCACAGCCAAGGACACTAAAAGACGGGAAAATGGCACCAGCCTTGACAGTAAGCGTCTCAGAAAGGACAAAAGGTGCGAGGCTGATGGGGAGAAGTTCCCTGGAGCTGATGTTATCCCCCACAGTCCTGTCATAAAGATCTCCTACAGCACTCCACAGGGCAAGGGGGAGGTTATGAAGATCCCGTCGCGAGTCCACGGTTCAGTCAAGCCATTCTGCCCCAAACAGCTGGTGCAGAATGGTGTGGGAGAAAACGACAAGGCACCTTCTGAACCCACCAAGGAACAGCGGCACATTCTAGATGCCACAAGGTCTGGCCTCACTGTGTCCATTCCCAAACTCAAACTAACAAGACCTTTTGCAAATGTAGGTCAGGACATGCCATCTCCAAAGATCCGCTTGAGACCCCCTCAGAGGGACACTGAGGAGAGCGTGGTTGAGTACGATGCAGAACTTGTTGGAGGCACCAGGAGACGGAGCCCCAGAGGGCCCGGGCCGTGCCTCCCTCACTCTGAAGACTCAGGAGAAGGCAAGAACTCCCTGGAATTGTGGTCAGGGAGTTCAGGTGAGGAGGCAGAACGCGGCCACAGCGACCTCACCCTTCTCATTAACTTCAGAAAGCGCAAAGCAGATTCTTCTAGTTTGTCGGTGTGCAGCAGCGACAGTCTAGACGAATCCAAGTCCTTCAGCTCGGACGGCACCTCACCTGAGCTGTGCGATCTGGCACCTGGTGAGGACCTCTCTGTAACCTCATCTTCTGTACCTTCACGGGATGACTGCAAGACAGTGCCACCCCTCACAGTGCGGCTTCACACTCGCAGCATGACAAAGTGCGTGACAGAAGAAGGACATGCCATAGCAGTGGGTGACATCGTGTGGGGGAAAATCCACGGCTTCCCCTGGTGGCCTGCACGTGTCCTCAGCATCAGCGGCACCCGCAAACAGGAGACAGCCAGCTGCGAGGCGCAGTGGCCCCAAGCCAAGGTGGCATGGTTCGGTTCACCCACAACCTCCCAGCTTTCTGTTGCCAAACTGTCACCCTTTAGAGAGCTCTTCAGGTCCCGTTTCAACCGGAAGAAGAAAGGGATGTACCGGAGAGCCATCTTGGAGGCAGCCAAGGCCGTGGGTCACATGAGCCCAGAGATTACATCACTGCTTTCTCACTGCGACACGTAG
- the LOC115793540 gene encoding leucine-rich repeat-containing protein 27, which translates to MTSPEKEAELPGAQLSFVFGSSVIKPPIPRTPPEDAEPQEPAESYSAETLCLSRSQLKHVPDSLLRNSTLKYLTLEGNQITSIPGSMFISLPNLMWLDLRKNLIESIPAEIGSHRSLKTLLLEGNPISELPAELGNVITLKGLNLRDCPIHFPPQDVVQQGLLSILQYLRSALAQRPVSARKTPPELPEVEKLQLSELRGSSVEEQDESGDVDELQRFKELKHQLILLESAELGSVAQYDKNPRKKTTTKAGIIPQLPLLDSAHWNRPEERRQAAMKELNEKKAILEQKRKSQEALQKWRTQARITQEKKMSEHKQKKHQRQRRREKAEVDSKPGLGDSGGAPWTFGECEGDRSARELERQIHARVEKIQERCRNPRGTASEQMAAAAEDVEEMRKLQMRLLRRKRTQGQDLEKAFILFTGDTWPSFSDK; encoded by the exons ATGACTTCCCCAGAGAAGGAGGCTGAGCTTCCTGGTGCGCAGCTTAGCTTTGTCTTTGGAAGCAGTGTTATCAAACCTCCGATCCCCCGCACTCCTCCGGAGGATGCCGAGCCGCAGGAGCCTGCTGAATCCTATTCAGCAGAGACGTTGTGTCTGAGCAGATCTCAGCTGAAACATGTTCCAGACAGTCTTTTGAGAAATAGCACGTTAAag TATCTGACCCTCGAAGGCAACCAGATAACCAGTATTCCAGGTTCAATGTTCATCAGCTTGCCCAACCTAATGTGGCTGGACCTCAGGAAAAACCTAATTGAGTCAATCCCTGCTGAAATTGGCTCACACAG GTCTCTGAAAACACTGCTCCTAGAAGGGAATCCTATCTCAGAACTACCAGCAGAACTGG GAAATGTGATTACCCTCAAAGGTCTGAACCTGAGAGACTGCCCAATCCACTTTCCACCACAAGACGTTGTGCAGCAGGGTCTCCTGTCCATCCTCCAGTACCTGAGGAGTGCTCTGGCCCAGCGACCAGTCAGCGCAAGGAAGACCCCTCCAG aGTTGCCAGAGGTGGAGAAACTCCAGCTGTCAGAGCTGAGGGGGTCCAGTGTGGAGGAGCAGGATGAGTCAGGGGATGTGGACGAGCTGCAGAGGTTCAAGGAACTCAAACATCAGTTGATCCTATTGGAGAGTGCTGAGCTGGGCTCAGTAGCACAATATGATAAAAACCCAAG aaaaaagACAACTACCAAGGCAGGCATTATTCCCCAGCTCCCCCTGCTTGACTCTGCTCACTGGAACAGGCCAGAAGAAAGGAGACAGGCTGCGATGAAGGAGCTGAATGAGAAGAAGGCTATTCTCGAGCAAAAGAGAAA AAGCCAAGAGGCTCTTCAGAAGTGGCGCACGCAAGCCAGAATCACACAGGAGAAGAAAATGTCCGAGCACAAACAGAAGAAGCACCAAAGACAAAGGAGGCGGGAG AAAGCAGAAGTAGATTCAAAACCTGGTTTAGGGGACAGTGGCGGTGCTCCTTGGACGTTTGGCGAGTGTGAAGGGGACAG ATCGGCTCGGGAGCTGGAGCGGCAGATCCATGCCCGTGTTGAGAAGATACAGGAGAGGTGCAGGAATCCCAGGGGCACAGCGAGCGAGCAGATGGCAGCAGCGGCGGAGGATGTGGAAGAG ATGAGGAAGTTACAGATGCGGCTTCTAAGGAGGAAGAGAACTCAAGGACAAGATCTTGAAAAAGCTTTCATACTCTTCACTGGGGACACCTGGCCTAGTTTCAGTGATAAGTGA